A part of Spiribacter vilamensis genomic DNA contains:
- the pyrE gene encoding orotate phosphoribosyltransferase: MQSYQQALIDFALDRQVLRFGAFTLKSGRQSPYFFNTGLFSSGEALRRLGSAYARRIVDAALPFDMVFGPAYKGIPLVSALSVALAADHGMDCPWAFNRKEEKDHGEGGSVVGAPLAGRVLIVDDVISAGTSVAESVALIESAGATVAGVLVALDRQERGQHDQSATREVAERHGVPVTAILTLDTLMEYLERRDDRPDDLAAMRDYRARYGA, encoded by the coding sequence GTGCAGTCGTATCAGCAGGCACTTATCGATTTCGCCCTCGACCGGCAGGTGCTTCGGTTCGGGGCGTTCACGCTCAAATCCGGTCGGCAGAGCCCGTATTTCTTCAACACCGGGCTGTTCAGCTCCGGCGAGGCGCTGCGACGCCTGGGATCGGCCTATGCGCGGCGGATCGTCGACGCCGCGCTCCCCTTCGATATGGTGTTTGGTCCGGCCTACAAGGGCATTCCGCTCGTCTCGGCCCTGTCCGTGGCACTCGCGGCGGACCACGGAATGGATTGCCCGTGGGCTTTCAACCGCAAGGAGGAAAAGGATCACGGTGAAGGCGGGTCAGTGGTTGGCGCGCCCCTCGCGGGGCGGGTGCTGATTGTCGATGATGTCATCTCGGCCGGTACCTCGGTGGCCGAGAGCGTGGCGCTAATCGAATCCGCCGGTGCCACTGTCGCCGGGGTGCTGGTGGCGCTGGATCGCCAGGAGCGCGGCCAGCACGACCAATCCGCCACCCGGGAGGTGGCCGAGCGGCACGGTGTACCGGTCACCGCCATCCTCACCCTGGATACCCTGATGGAATACCTCGAACGCCGCGACGACCGCCCCGATGACCTCGCCGCGATGCGTGACTACCGCGCCCGCTACGGCGCCTGA
- the ftsE gene encoding cell division ATP-binding protein FtsE, whose protein sequence is MIRFERVGKRYPGGNEPLRGLDLHIERGELVFITGASGAGKSTLLRLIPRLERPSRGRVVIDDVDLSGLARRRIPYLRRRIGMTFQDHRLLYDRTLFDNVALPLVIEGRPHTDIRRRVHAALDKVGLLDRRQAYPVTLSGGEQQRIGIARAIVSRPPILLADEPTGNLDPDLSREIMHLFEQFNHVGVTTVIASHDRPLIDALGHRRIHLSEGRAACN, encoded by the coding sequence ATGATCCGCTTCGAGAGGGTTGGCAAGCGCTACCCGGGCGGTAACGAGCCGCTGCGTGGACTGGATCTCCACATCGAGCGCGGCGAGCTGGTCTTCATCACCGGCGCCAGTGGCGCGGGAAAGAGCACTCTGCTGAGGCTCATCCCCCGACTCGAACGCCCCAGTCGCGGTCGCGTCGTCATCGACGACGTCGATCTCTCCGGTCTTGCGCGCCGACGGATCCCCTATCTGCGCCGCCGTATCGGCATGACATTCCAGGATCATCGGCTGCTCTATGACCGGACCCTGTTCGACAACGTCGCGCTGCCGCTGGTCATCGAGGGCCGCCCCCACACCGACATTCGGCGCCGGGTCCACGCCGCCCTCGACAAGGTGGGCCTGCTCGACCGCCGCCAGGCCTATCCCGTCACGCTCTCCGGCGGCGAGCAGCAGCGGATCGGCATCGCCCGTGCGATCGTGTCGCGGCCGCCGATCCTGCTGGCCGACGAGCCCACCGGCAATCTCGACCCCGACCTGTCGCGCGAAATCATGCATCTGTTCGAGCAGTTCAACCATGTCGGCGTGACAACCGTGATCGCCAGCCATGACCGCCCCCTGATCGATGCCCTCGGACACCGTCGCATCCACCTCAGCGAGGGACGTGCCGCATGCAACTGA
- the coaBC gene encoding bifunctional phosphopantothenoylcysteine decarboxylase/phosphopantothenate--cysteine ligase CoaBC, whose amino-acid sequence MNLSGQHILLGVTGGIAAYKAPDLVRRLRQAGAEVRVVLTAGAQAFVTPLTFQAVSHQPVHTDLLDPEAEAGMGHLELARWADRVIIAPASADAMARLAHGLAGDLLTTLCLATRAPITVCPAMNHVMWQAAATVANTETLRRRGVDLLGPMDGPLAEGESGPGRLMEPADIVTALTVPGDLAGRAVVITAGPTREPIDAVRFIANRSSGRMGFAIAAAAAAAGARVILVAGPTALATPPGVTRIDVETAVEMHAAALHHAADSDLFIAAAAVADYRVAAPADHKVRKADAPPALELVPNPDIVREVAAMADGPFTVGFAAETHDVIDHARDKLTAKDLDMIAANQVGAGLGFEVGENTLEVIWPTGRKTLGPMTKERLGEALLALIGERFHAAR is encoded by the coding sequence ATGAACCTCTCCGGTCAACACATCCTGCTGGGAGTGACCGGCGGCATCGCCGCCTACAAGGCCCCCGACCTGGTCCGGCGACTGCGCCAGGCCGGCGCCGAGGTACGGGTGGTGCTGACCGCCGGGGCCCAGGCCTTCGTCACGCCACTGACCTTCCAGGCCGTCTCTCACCAGCCGGTGCATACCGACCTGCTCGATCCCGAGGCCGAGGCCGGGATGGGGCACCTCGAGCTCGCCCGCTGGGCCGACCGGGTCATCATCGCCCCCGCCAGCGCCGACGCCATGGCGCGCCTGGCCCACGGACTGGCGGGGGATCTGCTGACAACGCTGTGCCTCGCGACCCGGGCCCCGATCACGGTTTGCCCGGCCATGAACCACGTCATGTGGCAGGCCGCCGCCACCGTCGCCAACACCGAGACGCTGCGCCGCCGCGGTGTGGATCTGCTGGGACCGATGGACGGTCCCCTCGCGGAGGGCGAGTCCGGTCCCGGACGGCTCATGGAGCCCGCGGATATCGTCACCGCACTGACGGTGCCGGGTGACCTGGCGGGCCGAGCGGTCGTGATCACCGCCGGCCCGACGCGCGAGCCCATCGATGCCGTGCGCTTTATCGCCAACCGCAGCAGTGGCCGCATGGGGTTCGCCATCGCCGCCGCGGCGGCCGCCGCCGGCGCGCGTGTCATACTGGTGGCCGGACCCACGGCCCTGGCGACGCCTCCGGGCGTGACCCGCATCGATGTGGAAACGGCCGTCGAGATGCATGCCGCCGCCCTGCACCACGCCGCCGACAGTGATCTGTTCATCGCCGCCGCCGCCGTGGCCGACTACCGGGTCGCGGCGCCTGCCGATCACAAGGTCCGCAAGGCCGACGCGCCACCCGCGCTCGAGCTGGTCCCCAATCCGGATATCGTCCGCGAGGTGGCAGCGATGGCGGACGGGCCATTCACGGTCGGGTTCGCCGCGGAGACCCACGATGTCATCGACCATGCCCGGGATAAGCTCACCGCCAAGGACCTCGACATGATCGCGGCCAACCAGGTGGGCGCGGGGCTTGGCTTCGAGGTTGGCGAGAATACACTCGAGGTCATCTGGCCGACGGGCCGGAAGACCCTCGGGCCCATGACCAAGGAGCGCCTCGGCGAGGCGCTCCTTGCACTGATCGGGGAGCGTTTCCATGCAGCGCGTTGA
- the dut gene encoding dUTP diphosphatase, which yields MQRVELRILDDRLGSDFPLPDYATDGAAGIDLRACVRATTVLQPDDSQLIPSGMAIHIADTGHAAVILPRSGLGHKHGIVLGNGVGLIDSDYQGEVFISCWNRSQTAFTIEPGDRIAQLVFVPISRPRFTTVEAFTGSERGDRGFGHTGQQ from the coding sequence ATGCAGCGCGTTGAACTGCGCATTCTGGATGATCGACTGGGAAGCGATTTTCCGCTGCCCGACTATGCCACCGACGGCGCCGCGGGCATCGACCTGCGCGCCTGCGTCCGGGCCACCACCGTCCTGCAACCCGATGACAGCCAGCTCATCCCGTCCGGCATGGCGATCCATATCGCCGACACCGGGCATGCCGCCGTCATTCTGCCGCGATCGGGGCTCGGCCATAAGCACGGTATCGTCCTCGGCAACGGCGTCGGGCTGATCGACTCGGATTACCAGGGCGAGGTCTTCATCTCCTGCTGGAACCGCAGCCAGACGGCCTTCACGATCGAACCGGGCGACCGTATCGCGCAACTGGTCTTCGTGCCGATCAGCCGCCCGCGCTTCACCACGGTTGAGGCGTTCACCGGCAGCGAGCGCGGTGATCGCGGCTTCGGTCACACCGGACAGCAATAA
- a CDS encoding cytochrome-c peroxidase has protein sequence MKATHSIPIAVALGLASGAAVANDALQERAQMFFDPIPDSAAGHIAERNEMTPEKVELGKLLFFDPRLSASQTISCNTCHNVGMGGDDNIPSSVGHNWQRGPRNSPTIFNAVFNVAQFWDGRAEDMTQQAKGPIQAGVEMNNTPDNLEATLQSIDAYVDAFEDAFPDSEQAVSFDNTAKALEVYQATLITPDAPFDQYLKGDKSALTDQQIAGLDAFVNKGCVACHNGVNVGGQGYYPFGVVNRPGADVMPEGDTGRAQVTKTAADEYVFRSPSLRNVELTAPYFHSGNVWSLQEAVSIMNDAQLNSLLTEEDVVNVTAFLRSLTGDQPEVVYPELPISSEDTPMPDIPDYPRATSAEG, from the coding sequence ATGAAGGCCACACATTCCATCCCCATCGCGGTTGCGCTGGGCCTCGCCAGCGGCGCCGCGGTCGCCAACGATGCGCTCCAGGAGCGCGCCCAGATGTTCTTCGATCCGATCCCGGACAGTGCCGCCGGTCACATCGCCGAGCGCAACGAGATGACACCCGAGAAGGTCGAGCTGGGCAAGCTGCTATTCTTCGATCCGCGCCTGTCCGCAAGCCAGACGATCAGCTGCAACACCTGCCATAACGTCGGCATGGGCGGCGATGACAACATCCCCAGTTCCGTTGGCCATAACTGGCAGCGGGGCCCGCGTAACTCGCCCACGATCTTCAACGCGGTGTTCAACGTCGCCCAGTTCTGGGACGGCCGCGCCGAGGATATGACCCAACAGGCCAAGGGTCCGATCCAGGCCGGTGTCGAGATGAACAACACGCCGGACAATCTCGAGGCGACGCTGCAGAGCATCGATGCCTACGTGGACGCATTCGAGGACGCCTTCCCCGATTCGGAGCAGGCAGTCAGCTTTGACAACACGGCCAAGGCCCTCGAGGTCTACCAGGCCACGCTCATTACGCCGGATGCGCCCTTTGACCAGTACCTCAAGGGCGACAAGAGCGCGCTGACGGATCAGCAGATCGCCGGGCTCGACGCCTTCGTCAACAAGGGCTGTGTCGCCTGCCATAACGGCGTCAACGTCGGCGGCCAGGGCTACTATCCCTTCGGCGTGGTCAACCGCCCGGGCGCCGACGTGATGCCCGAGGGGGACACGGGTCGGGCCCAGGTCACGAAGACGGCCGCGGACGAATACGTGTTCCGCTCCCCGTCACTGCGTAACGTCGAGCTCACGGCGCCCTACTTCCACTCGGGCAATGTCTGGAGCCTGCAGGAGGCGGTGTCGATCATGAACGATGCCCAGCTCAACAGCCTGCTGACAGAGGAAGACGTGGTGAACGTCACGGCCTTCCTGCGCTCGCTTACGGGCGATCAGCCCGAGGTGGTCTACCCCGAGCTGCCAATCAGCTCGGAGGATACGCCGATGCCTGATATTCCCGACTACCCGCGGGCCACCAGCGCCGAGGGTTAA
- the rpoH gene encoding RNA polymerase sigma factor RpoH yields the protein MDAGAALVSTDYNKLPLRAGSENHYIQAVNAIPALGADEEHSLACRYRDNDDLEAARWLVLSHLRFVVHIARGYTGYGLPLADIIQEGNIGLMKAVKRFDPEVGVRLVSFAVHWIRAEIHEYILRNWRMVKVATTKAQRKLFFNLRGSKKRLGWFNRAEVNAVAADLGVKPETVLEMESRLSGQDVGFDPVPEADDEETVARAPAAYLTDQSMDPAQAIESEDWEDWQGHALTTALDALDPRSEDILRRRWLNEHKDTLHTLAAEYGVSAERIRQLEKNALKKLREGLGEHALEA from the coding sequence ATGGACGCAGGCGCCGCACTGGTCAGCACCGACTACAATAAACTGCCGCTACGCGCAGGCAGCGAAAATCACTATATCCAGGCGGTCAACGCGATCCCCGCCCTGGGTGCCGATGAGGAGCATTCGCTGGCCTGTCGCTACCGGGACAATGACGATCTCGAGGCGGCGCGCTGGCTCGTGCTCTCGCATCTGCGCTTCGTCGTGCATATCGCCCGCGGCTACACCGGCTACGGCCTGCCGCTCGCGGATATCATCCAGGAAGGCAACATCGGCCTCATGAAGGCCGTCAAGCGCTTCGATCCCGAAGTCGGTGTCCGGCTGGTTTCCTTCGCGGTGCACTGGATCCGCGCCGAGATCCACGAGTACATCCTGCGCAACTGGCGGATGGTCAAGGTGGCTACGACCAAGGCGCAGCGTAAGCTGTTCTTCAACCTCCGTGGCTCCAAGAAGCGCCTGGGCTGGTTCAACCGCGCCGAGGTCAACGCCGTCGCGGCCGATCTGGGCGTCAAACCCGAAACCGTCCTCGAGATGGAGTCCCGGCTATCGGGCCAGGACGTCGGCTTCGACCCCGTGCCCGAGGCCGATGACGAAGAAACGGTGGCACGCGCGCCCGCCGCCTACCTGACTGATCAGTCGATGGATCCCGCACAGGCGATCGAGAGCGAGGACTGGGAAGACTGGCAGGGCCACGCGCTGACGACCGCGCTGGATGCGCTCGATCCGCGCAGCGAGGATATCCTGCGGCGGCGCTGGCTGAACGAGCACAAGGACACGCTCCACACCCTCGCCGCGGAATACGGCGTCTCGGCCGAGCGGATCCGCCAGCTCGAGAAGAACGCACTCAAAAAGCTCCGTGAGGGCCTCGGCGAGCACGCCCTCGAGGCCTGA
- the ftsX gene encoding permease-like cell division protein FtsX → MQLSAVIRRWSGQHARAAISSLGRMRLKPAGSLMTGAAIGIALALPAAFLVAMDNLESVMQDWGGAPRASVFLDSSTESRQQTETAGQIDRLEGIGAVRLITPEEALAEYRDSSGMSDAIALLEDNPLPPVVVAELATGGGNAAIDELVTRIRELPSVDTVRLDREWLERLGAIVELGNRTTALIALLLGLTVVLVLFNTIRLDIENNRREIEITKLIGGTDGFIRRPFLYTGLWYGLAGGFIASAILAGVVMYLVPPVDRLATLYGSDFRPAGAGFAGTLTLVGSGGLLGLAGAWLAAGRRLSAIEPP, encoded by the coding sequence ATGCAACTGAGCGCGGTCATCAGGCGCTGGTCAGGGCAGCATGCCCGGGCGGCGATCAGCTCGCTCGGGCGCATGCGCCTGAAACCGGCCGGAAGCCTGATGACCGGCGCGGCAATCGGGATCGCGCTGGCACTACCCGCCGCGTTCCTCGTGGCAATGGATAACCTCGAATCGGTCATGCAGGACTGGGGCGGGGCGCCCCGCGCCTCCGTTTTCCTCGACTCGTCCACCGAGTCCAGGCAACAGACCGAGACCGCCGGGCAGATCGATCGGCTCGAGGGCATCGGGGCCGTTCGGCTGATCACGCCGGAGGAGGCGCTCGCGGAGTACCGCGACAGCAGCGGGATGAGCGATGCGATCGCGCTGCTCGAGGACAACCCCCTGCCCCCCGTGGTGGTCGCCGAGCTCGCGACGGGCGGCGGCAACGCGGCCATCGATGAGCTGGTGACGCGGATCCGCGAGCTGCCCTCGGTCGATACCGTTCGACTCGACCGGGAATGGCTGGAACGCCTCGGTGCCATCGTTGAACTGGGTAATCGCACGACCGCGCTGATCGCACTGCTGCTGGGACTCACGGTGGTGCTGGTGCTGTTCAACACCATCCGCCTGGACATCGAGAACAACCGGCGGGAGATCGAGATCACGAAGCTGATCGGCGGGACCGACGGGTTCATCCGCCGCCCGTTCCTCTACACGGGACTCTGGTACGGGCTGGCCGGCGGTTTCATCGCCAGCGCCATCCTCGCCGGTGTGGTGATGTATCTTGTCCCGCCGGTCGATCGACTCGCGACGCTCTACGGCAGCGACTTCCGGCCGGCCGGCGCGGGGTTCGCCGGCACGCTGACCCTGGTCGGGAGTGGCGGGCTGCTGGGGCTGGCCGGCGCCTGGCTCGCCGCGGGACGCCGCCTCTCCGCTATCGAGCCGCCGTGA
- a CDS encoding phosphomannomutase/phosphoglucomutase, whose translation MTIDASILRAYDIRGRVDQELTETTVRALGQAIGSAAADAGQTAVVVGYDGRESSPRLAASLRAGLVSAGREVIDIGQVPTPVMYFATHWLGTQAGVVVTGSHNPPEYNGLKTIIDGRPLWGEGIQALGRRIEHGELAQGNGHERRASVVADYKRRISGEIQLQRPLNVVVDCGNGIPGAVAPAVLEAIGARVIPLFCDVDGRFPNHHPDPTVPENLDDLIRAVAEHEADVGLALDGDGDRLGVVDETGHIIWADRQMMLYAAAILADRPGEGIVFDVKCSGRLAEVIERAGGEAIMWKTGHSLIKEKLRETGAPLAGEMSGHLFFNDRWYGFDDGIYAAARLLEILAADPRPTSAIFAELPEPVTTPEIRMDLQEGEPHRLMTALMERAQAFEDAAITTIDGLRVDFDDGWGLVRASNTQPCLVMRFEGTDDAALMRIRERFEALIRTSAEATGIIV comes from the coding sequence ATGACGATCGATGCCTCCATCCTGCGCGCCTACGATATCCGCGGGCGCGTCGACCAGGAACTCACCGAGACGACCGTCCGGGCACTGGGCCAGGCGATCGGCTCGGCGGCGGCCGATGCCGGGCAGACCGCGGTGGTCGTCGGTTATGACGGCCGCGAGTCGAGCCCGCGACTGGCCGCGTCACTGCGGGCCGGCCTGGTCTCGGCGGGCCGCGAGGTCATCGACATCGGCCAGGTGCCAACGCCGGTCATGTATTTCGCGACCCACTGGCTCGGCACCCAGGCGGGTGTTGTCGTCACCGGCAGCCACAATCCGCCGGAATACAATGGCCTGAAGACCATCATCGATGGCCGTCCCCTCTGGGGCGAGGGCATACAGGCGCTGGGACGGCGGATCGAGCATGGCGAGCTGGCGCAGGGCAACGGCCATGAGCGCCGGGCATCGGTCGTCGCCGACTATAAGCGCCGCATCAGTGGCGAGATCCAGTTGCAGCGACCGCTCAACGTGGTGGTCGACTGCGGCAACGGTATCCCCGGCGCGGTGGCACCGGCCGTGCTGGAGGCGATCGGGGCACGGGTCATCCCGCTTTTCTGTGACGTCGACGGACGCTTCCCCAACCATCACCCCGACCCCACCGTTCCCGAGAACCTCGACGATCTGATCCGGGCCGTGGCCGAGCACGAAGCCGATGTCGGGCTCGCCCTCGATGGCGATGGCGACCGGCTCGGCGTTGTCGACGAGACCGGCCATATCATCTGGGCGGATCGACAGATGATGCTTTATGCCGCCGCTATTCTCGCCGACCGCCCGGGCGAAGGCATCGTCTTCGACGTCAAGTGCAGCGGCCGGCTGGCCGAGGTCATCGAGCGCGCCGGCGGTGAGGCGATCATGTGGAAGACCGGCCATTCGCTGATCAAGGAAAAGCTCCGCGAGACCGGCGCGCCACTCGCCGGCGAGATGAGCGGTCACCTGTTCTTCAACGACCGCTGGTATGGCTTCGACGACGGCATCTATGCCGCGGCGCGACTGCTCGAAATCCTCGCCGCCGACCCGCGCCCCACAAGCGCGATCTTCGCCGAGCTCCCGGAGCCGGTGACCACCCCGGAAATCCGCATGGATCTGCAGGAAGGCGAGCCGCACCGCCTGATGACGGCCCTCATGGAGCGCGCCCAGGCGTTCGAGGACGCGGCAATCACCACCATCGACGGGCTGCGGGTCGACTTTGACGATGGCTGGGGACTGGTCCGGGCCTCGAACACCCAGCCATGCCTGGTCATGCGCTTCGAGGGCACTGACGACGCTGCACTCATGCGTATCCGCGAGCGCTTCGAGGCACTGATTCGGACGTCGGCGGAGGCCACCGGCATTATCGTTTGA
- the radC gene encoding RadC family protein, translating to MAISDWPAAERPREKLIERGASALSDAELLAIFLRTGVRGRTAVDLARHLLTAFGGLRPLLEADAETFAGHHGLGPAKYVQLQAVLEMGRRHLQAQLARGEPLTGPEDTRQYLIARLRHLPHEIFACLFLDNRHQVIGFEELFRGTIDAASVYPREVVSRALRLNAAAVILAHNHPSGVTEPSMADERMTERLRDALATVDIRVLDHFVVGEGRPVSFAERGLI from the coding sequence ATGGCGATTTCCGACTGGCCGGCGGCGGAACGGCCCCGCGAGAAACTGATCGAGCGCGGGGCATCGGCACTGTCCGATGCCGAGTTGCTGGCGATTTTCCTGCGCACCGGGGTGCGCGGACGCACGGCGGTCGACCTCGCCCGCCACCTGTTAACCGCTTTCGGTGGCCTGCGGCCGCTGCTCGAGGCGGATGCGGAGACGTTCGCCGGTCATCACGGCCTGGGACCGGCAAAATACGTACAGCTGCAGGCCGTGCTGGAGATGGGCCGCCGCCACCTGCAGGCACAGCTGGCCCGCGGTGAGCCCTTGACCGGGCCGGAGGATACGCGGCAGTACCTGATCGCACGCCTGCGACATCTGCCGCACGAGATCTTTGCCTGCCTGTTTCTGGACAACCGCCACCAGGTGATCGGCTTCGAGGAGCTGTTCCGCGGCACCATCGACGCGGCCAGTGTCTATCCGCGGGAGGTGGTCAGTCGTGCCCTGCGGCTCAACGCGGCGGCGGTGATCCTGGCCCACAACCATCCATCCGGTGTCACCGAGCCGAGCATGGCCGACGAGCGGATGACGGAGCGGCTACGTGACGCCCTGGCGACCGTCGATATCCGCGTACTGGATCATTTCGTGGTGGGCGAGGGACGCCCGGTCAGCTTCGCTGAGCGCGGGCTCATCTGA
- the argB gene encoding acetylglutamate kinase, whose translation MNTETTPPSQVAHVLTEALPYIRRFHGQTVVVKYGGNAMTDDDLKRSFARDVVLMKLVGINPVIVHGGGPQIGSVLSQIGKQTEFIQGMRVTDAETMDVVEMVLGGLINKDIVNLINTHGGRAVGLSGKDGGLIKARRLTLTGTGGPAEQAPEIIDIGHVGEVTGIDPALMTLLDGADFIPVVAPIGVDEDGTSYNINADLVAGHLARTLRAEKLILMTNTAGILDGNGQLLTGLDAERVRQLISDGTIQGGMLPKVDCALEAVNDGVGAATIIDGRVQHAVLLELLTDSGVGTLIHGQAP comes from the coding sequence ATGAACACCGAGACGACGCCCCCCAGCCAGGTCGCCCACGTCCTCACCGAGGCCCTGCCCTACATCCGCCGTTTTCACGGCCAGACTGTTGTCGTCAAATACGGCGGCAACGCCATGACCGACGACGATCTCAAGCGAAGCTTCGCGCGGGATGTCGTGCTCATGAAGCTGGTGGGTATCAACCCGGTCATCGTGCATGGCGGCGGGCCGCAGATCGGCAGCGTACTGTCGCAAATCGGCAAACAGACCGAGTTCATCCAGGGCATGCGCGTTACCGACGCCGAGACCATGGATGTCGTCGAGATGGTCCTCGGCGGGCTGATCAACAAGGATATCGTCAACCTGATCAATACCCACGGCGGCCGTGCCGTGGGCCTGAGCGGCAAGGATGGCGGGCTCATCAAGGCCCGGCGGCTGACCCTCACCGGCACCGGCGGCCCCGCGGAACAGGCGCCGGAGATCATCGATATCGGCCACGTCGGCGAGGTCACCGGCATCGATCCGGCGCTGATGACGCTGCTCGACGGCGCCGACTTCATTCCGGTGGTCGCGCCGATCGGCGTGGACGAGGATGGTACCTCCTACAACATCAACGCCGACCTGGTCGCCGGCCATCTCGCCCGCACCCTGCGGGCGGAGAAACTGATCCTCATGACCAATACCGCGGGGATCCTGGACGGCAACGGTCAACTCCTGACCGGGCTGGATGCCGAGCGCGTCCGTCAGCTGATCAGCGACGGGACGATCCAGGGCGGGATGCTGCCCAAGGTCGACTGCGCCCTGGAGGCCGTCAACGATGGGGTGGGGGCCGCGACGATCATCGACGGCAGGGTCCAGCACGCGGTGCTGCTGGAGCTGCTCACCGACAGCGGCGTCGGCACGCTAATCCACGGTCAGGCGCCGTAG